GTCTTTTGACCATGTAACATCACTTCTTTCCCGGAGCGGATCTCCTACTCCACTCCTACACCACActcacatcaaaataaaataattcaccatcacttattaaaattataatattattttattttgttgtgagtaGGTGGAGCAGGAATGAAGTAGGAGATCGAAAGTGCTTCTTTCCATATTTCTTAGTAGTATATGTCTTGTTCTTGTGATAATAATGTTTGCTCTCTATCAACTTGCAGTAGTATGTAATAGCACTCACGTGCACTCTCTCACTGAACCTATGAACTATTGAGTAAATTTATCGAGATGAATCTCATTttctattaaaaatattttaattaattatttgtcATTCTTTCTCTTAGTTattaagtagtactccctctgtcccggctaagatgacacatttttggCTGACATGAGAtttatagagagagaaagaaaactgaatattttaataggagtgagaaaaagtggttgagtgtattaattggaaagagaaagtttctaaaaaagaaaatgtgtcatcttaattaggataaattaaaaaaaggaaaacatagCATTTTAAGTGGGACGGAGAGTATTAAAATATGCATCATCTGcgattaaaattattttttctcattgCGACATGATACTAtagtaaaaaaaggaaaaaactcctacattgcataaggttTAATCTTGAGTGATGTTATGTGTTTCCCCAATTTATTTCCGTTGATCAATTTAGTTTGCTACCTATgtgtaggggtgagcaaaaaaaccggaaaccgaatatccgaaccgaaccaaaccgaaattttgaaattcggttcggttatttcggtttttcggttcggttcggttttgaaaatagaaaaatttcggtttttcggttcggttcggttcgggcgaagaaaaaaaccgaaaaaccgaataaccgaattatatatatatatattctattaattaatatattctattatatataatatatagtatatctttaataaattctactatattatatatattatatgtattattaattttatattatataaatattctattagtatatataaaataaaataaattacacacacatatatatattaatattatatatattttttcgggtttttcggtttttcggttttgttcgggtttttcggttttttaagttcagttttcggtttttcggtttcggtttttcggtttttcgggttcggttcggtttggattttgaactaaattcggtttttcggttttggttcggttttgacaaaaaaccgaaccgaaacccgaatgcacacccctacctATGTGGAAATGGCAGAGATTTTTGCATGTAGTTGATCaagtaatataaaatataacCGATCGGGTGGATCAGTCTGTAATTGTCGTtgcaacttgatcaaggcgcCCCTCTCTGCTTTCGAAActatttataactccctaacATGCAACCTACTTAAAACAGTAAGCGACAAGTACGGTGTCGATCCCACAGAAAAgctggtgcgttgagtgtgtgtttagtgaacatGGTTTTGGCTGCGGCCACGTTTTAAGTTGAGAGTTTTTTAAACCACTGGATTAAGCTAGCCAGAATgtaaactatctacttgatcaagtggcataTCAATGCTGGAAACAGTGAACTGATCAGGTAAGCGACAAACTGAAATAAATGACTTAACTACTTAAGCATGCTACGAATCTACGAATTACTTTGCCATTCAACATTATGCAAGTTCAAACATTGGACCTGGGAATTTAAAACTGAAACTGAGCCAGAACGGTCGACGAGATTTCCACAAACAAATAACTTTGATTTTAAACAGTATTCAGAACAGAACTTGGAAAGTGCAGAATACAAAACAAGAACGATTTTTCAACTGCGTAACAAACACGAAATTTAACTAAGTGACTAGATTTGAAATGTAAGAAAGCGATAAATCCAAAAGGTTCTCggtcggaaactgaaactgcgCCAAACAGATCTGGGTTTCTCTATCGCGCTCCCTTCTGTCGCACTCCTTCTTACTCTCTAGCTAACCATTGCTAACTCTCGAAACGAAACTGGAACGTAACTCCTAAAATGTAAAAAGAGCGGAACTAAAAAGATAAAAGGAATCACTCCTAAACTATGGCGATGCGTCCTTTATTTATAGACTCTTCATAACAACTTCCAGCTGtgataacaactttggcagAGAATCTTAGTCCTTGCTGGAATTGCGCGTCTTATCCGTCGAGTCAGCTTATACGTGTCCCCTTTCTGTTTCGCCGTGGTCCTTGATAACCGATTGAGGATCGCTTTCCAGCGCATCAGCTATACGTGCCCTCTTCTGCAATGTAGTGGTCCCCGGCTAACTGCCTGCACATCACCTTGATCAACTCACACTGTTTTGGGTATTTTTCGCCTTCTGCGCCAACATGATCAGTTTGGTCTTGTTGTCCTTGGTCAAGCgacattcctgcacaattaacactcgatTTCCACgtaaaactgatcaagtagcctaTATTTTACCctctaaaccgatgcatgaaatagacCTTATGAGTGAGTAATTCATAAATTTTTAGGTTGCTACCTATGAATGAGTGATTCATAAATTGTGAGGGGATCAAGAATtgccttttttttgttttgagtaATGTAAGAATATTGGTGGGCTGATATTGTCCACGCTTCCAATACAATGTCTGCGATGCCCATTTATTTCTACCACCagaaatattttgaattaaaatcaaaatgttCATAAAATATCCAcactaaaatagaaatagagctttgaaaatattcataaaatgaCATACTTTATTTCTAAATGGATAAATATATAACTAGTGATAGTCActctttcaaattaaattatactcgTAATTTAATTTTAGTCAGAATCActctttcaaattaaaatattttcataatttaattttagatgaataattatataatataattagcAATGATAATAGAACGAAATCATGGTACATTGAACTGTAGTACTTGAGCTTGGCACATTGTTGAAATTATTAACTTAACTTTATTAAAAAGAAGTATactatgaaattaaattaaaataatataaaaaccATTAAACTgctttatttttaatatctgGATTAAATTTGATAATCGGGCAGAGGCCATTGTTCAGCGCGAGTGAACATCAGAAACACAGCTCAAACAATGGAGCTCCAAGATTCAGGAATGTTATCTAGAGATCAACTGCTTTATCTCTTTGATCGATTCGACTCCCTCATCTCGCAGCCTGGTATATTATCGACCTTTAATTTCTCTTTCTGTTTTCACCACATTTTTCAATTGCATCTCTGCTGCTGAGATTCGTTTGCTTGGGTTTGGGAACGGCCTTAGAGGTGAAGACACGGATTGCTGATGCCGTCAATGACAAGCAGGTTAATTGACAGATTTACTTCATTTGATTATTCCTTCTGCTTTGATTATgctaaatttgaatttgaaatgttATTGTAAGGCCAAGTACTAGATTAGGTTTCAGCTGaaggaatatttttagttttctgCAAATTTTCTCTTCTTTACATTTGTGTTTTCCTTGGGTTTTTCCACAATTTAGCAATTGGATTTAAATGCGTACAGGAGCCTGTAGCTGTAACCACAACAATTCAAGAGGAGATTTTCATGGAGATGGGAGTTGGTGAGTGATTTTTGGTTTGAATTTCTTAGATTTCATGGAGTTTACTTTGTAAAATTAGCATACTGATATGGTGCTCTCTGAGAATAAACTCTTGCTTGAACTGGAAAGCCTTTGGCTAGAGACACTGCTTTCGTATAATGCTTGCTTGTTGTATCCGAAAATCTTGTTCGTGATGAAAACTTGTCAGGATGCATATAGTGTGGCTGTAGCTGGAAATCTTCAGATATCTGTTTGTTGTGTTGTTTAGATTTCATTTGTAGATTACTACTCATAGGATATTGGCATAGTTGAAGTTAGATGATTGAGAATATTTTACTTCTCTATTCAGACCCACAGTTTGGCTTATCTTGCTTGGGAAAAGTGAGCTTGGCTTATGAGGATGATCGAGATTTGATAATTCAGTTCTATGGTTTTGTAGCAAAGTAAGTGTTATATCTAAGTGAAGTAATTTaaactaattacattttattcTGTGTATACTTTTTTCTTAAACTGCAGCACCTAATTTATTGTTTGGGTCATGAATGTATGTTATCTTTCTAGTTTCTTCTATCATGAATTATGGGTTTATTACTCTGAATCCATTAGACCTAATTTTCAACCATTTGGTGTGGGAAAATGCTCGTTCCATTATGTAAATGCAATCGATATAGAAACAATCATATTATTTGAGATCAAGGCTTGGAACAAACAAGAAAATAACATTTTTTCTCTGTGCCTTTCTCTTTCAATTTCCATTGCATTCCGCTTGGGAAAAGGTCCCTTTTGCCATTTTATATTCCATTTGATTTTAAAGGGAAGAGATAGCTTGTGAGGAAGCAGAACTTGGACCAGAAAGATTTGCAGAAAGAACTGAAATGCTGCGGCGTTTAGAAGCAGAGGTTTGTTTAACTTATATTATTTCCAAATCATTAGATTTATTAAAAACAATGCTTAGTCTGAATCAGCACATTTACAGCAACTGGAGATGTTGAAGAACATGCGCAACTTCCAGCTGGATGATCAGTCTGCAATCCTTGAAAAGGTATGGTTAGATTCAACTTAGCCGTGTATATATTTTCATCTTATACCTGTGATCATACTGGTAGGAATCAACTTTCACTTTTTGgatatttattaaattcatttACTTCTTTCCATAAACCTTCGCCATCTTCTTTCATTTTACTTCTAGCAAATCTGTGTTGACTGATTGGTATTTGCATCAGTCTCAGCCTTATATATTAAATCAAGATATAAGCCAACATTTATTAATCCAGATGTATCTTAGCAACAGTTATCTGTCTAAATATCTTATGGAGTAAAATGAAGCAACAGTCAGCATCACAGCATAAACAGTATCAAACTATGTCTCAGAAATCACTTCCAGATTATTGAATAAACTTAGCATACATTTCATTAGCTGCTGTATCTTTAAACTGAGGCATCGTTTTCAGGTCACTTCGATAAAAATGGACAGATTCAAGCTTTtggtttatttatatttactttTCTACTGTATCCAAGTTGAATAAATTTACGATGTCACTCAATCCTTCAACATCTGATTTGCAGATTCATCAACAAATGGAGAATGCTGGCTTTGAACCTGACACATCGCTCTTATCAGTCGAGCAAATTCAAGACATTGTTGGAAGAAGAGTGACCCCAGTTTTTCAGCCAATATAGTGGCCTCAGTTAAGCCTGGAATATAATTTGGCAATTGCTTCTAGGAAGCCAACCTTGTTGTAACATTTGCGTGGAATATGTAAATCTTGGGCTGTGTTCAATTTAACtcttaggccatgtttggttgtcaaAATTCtatctgggaaagtaatctgattccttaaattttaaaatcgtgtgtttgttttggtttttaattaaattgggaaagtaATTAGAATCCCGAGACAatgaaagttagtacaacttttcaagattctgaatcctaacttttcttaggtattctttttccaggtcttaggattcttacatatttaatgtaatataagtatagttttattattattattattattattattattattattattattattattatttacaatctagaaaaaatattttaaaattataaaccatacttaattatggtataataaataactatgattaaaagtatcataattataactatattattataatatttatatatatatatattgttattatcataataataatttattaaataattaaaatataattatataatatatattatataataataaataatacaattattattttataaattaataattaatcaataaagttatggtgaaatttcaaattataatatttattcaattataatatccgTAAATATGTATGCTTATGATTCTAATAAAcagatttattattataataatttatgaTAATAATACTTCATGTAACtataattgtaattatattattatatattatgatgaataattcatatttaaactaataaatataataatataattattaccatttgtaattaataatttattaaattttttaaattattattcttttttataaataaaaataataataagtaggggtataattttagtttggtgtttaaatcaaatataaaatttaaaatcttgatattttccaaacacaggaaagtaagttattaggaatcatattctcGGGATTCATTTTCCAAGGAATCATTTACTTTCCCGTTAACCAAACATGGCCTGAGTGAAAATAAGGAAACAATGACCTCTGTTATTCATTTTGTGATCAGATAGAGAAAGACCATAATGACTTTATTATGCTAATTTACTAAAACAGTTGCTAAACTGTACATAAATACTTGCTGTTTGTACAAAATTTAAGTATTTGTTTGAACTATaaaatactcctattatttgtttttgttttggaaaaacaaaaatcaaaatgaagTTACGTGGCACGTCATCAGCAGAGGAAAAATCAGGTGCATGGAGCTCACATACTGCATCGATAAGGTTTTGAAATCTACTGATTTCTTCTCCTTCCACGCACATTATTCCACTTCTCCCATTCCATCTCTTCAATTGTAAGCACCCGCCAATTCTAAACTGTAAACTTAATCTCTCATTAacattgttctttttaatttttttattattactttTTATTCAGTTTCTCAAAATTTGTGTGGATATAAGTTCATTTTTGAGAGACGAGTTGATTTGCAGATAGCAATGGCGGCTGTGAGTTTGAGTTTCAATCTGGCGGGGGCGTTCAAAGGGCTTTCCATCGGCTCCAGCTCCTCGTCTTCATTTTTCAGAGGCGATTTCGGTTTGATTCACATGGGGCAAAACGCCTCCGTTATGCTTCCGATGAAGCCGCCGCTGACGATTGAGTCGGCGCACAAGAAAGGAGCTGGAAGCACTAAGAACGGCCGCGACTCGCCGGGCCAGCGGCTTGGAGTCAAAATCTTCGGCGATCAAGCAGCCAAGGCTGGCTCCATTATCGTCCGCCAACGCGGCACCAAggtctccctccctctctctccttAATTCTGTGTGGTTTTTTGTACTTGAGTTTTTTGTTGATGATAAGTTACAGAATTTTGCTTTGGAGCATTGTGATTTTGAGGTTTGATTGTTTGAACTCTTTGGAGTTGCTGAGGTATTAATTTAGGCTCATTTACTTATTGCTGGATGAACTAGCTAGGATGTTTGAAAGGCCGTTGCTCTTGTTCCATGAATGAATAGAACAATTGTAGGATGCGATCTCGAAATTTGTTAGTGCTATATGCCGTTGGGGGGTGTATGATTAATTGAATGTTGGAGTGCAGAATCGTTGAATCTTATTGCTGCTATATACGATTGTGAATTTCGAACCTTATTAGGTTTATTTGTGGTTGGAGGGTGAGATGCCAAGCTTTAGAGAGGGTGAATGATTAAACCATATTAGTGATATATGCAACTGGAAATGTCGAATTTTATTAGTGGTGTATGCGGTTGAATGGTGAGAGATTGAACCTTAGTAGTTATTAGTGATATATGCAATTGAAAATGTCGACTTTTCTTAGTATGTATGCTGTTGAAGGGCGAGAGATTGAACCTTGTCAGAGCTATATACAATTGGAAATGTCAAACCTTATGGGTGTTATATGTGATTAGAGGATGAAATGTGAAATGTTACATTGAGTTACCCTATGGAGGTTGGAATGTCGAACTTCATTAGTGCTAAATATTAGTACTCCAGATAGCTTGGTTCAAGTGCAAATAGGtgacattttttttctatttatgtaATGTAGTTCCACAAATAAATTGGTATTAATGTggttctttctgaaaatagtaTTGAGGTTTTGCTTTTGTGAATGTGATGTGAAATTATTCTCAAGTATGAGGCTATATCTGCACTGTTGGTTTACACAATGTGTATAGGACAACTGGCTACATGCCTTTTTCCAGTGTTTGTTAGTCGTTATAAACTCTGGGTGCCATTAGCTATATTTTGCACAAGTCCTCCGAAATCCCAACCTGGAAATCGGCAATGGGTCCCGTATCgtttttatttgcattttatccTTTGACTATCGTATTATAGTGTTACTAGTGCAAGCTAAACAGAAATGCTATATTGAGTGATTTCATGTGAATAGGAATCTCCTCTTCACAGAGTTGCAAAGTGtgcaaattttgtttttgtgagGCCTTTTTGTAGCTTGTTTGAATTCACGATCGTCTCAATAATAAAACTCTCTTTGTGCTGATTGCTTGAGTTCAAGAATAACCTATCTTGATTTCTAGTGTTTCAAGGACTTAGGCTTATGCTGACATAAACCCTCATCACATCCTCGCGGCTACACTTGGTTATCTTAGAAAAGTACAATGTGTGTGTTCCATCTTTGTTGAATCACCCTGTTCTTGTTACTCATACTACTTTCCCCACATTTTGTGCAGTTTCATCCCGGCAACAACGTTGGGCTTGGTAGGGATCACACTATTTTTGCCTTGATCGATGGACTAGTGAAGTTTGAGAAGTTTGGACCAGACAAGAAAAAGGTAAGCCATTCATCTTCACATGCTTGCAGCTTCCTCCAATTCCATCAATGTGGGGGTAATGCCTAATTTCACTCAAACTTAATGCAATAAACAGATTAGTGTCTACCCCCGAGAAGTGCAACCCGAGAACCCCAACAGTTACAGAGCACGAAAGAGGGAATCGTTCAGATTACAACGCGAGCGAAGAAGAGCTAGAAAAGAAATCAGAGAAGGCATTGTGGTTCAACCTCAACTGGTTCTTGCCTCTGCTGCTGAAGATGCAGCAGTTTGTTAGCCAGCTTGAGGGTTTGTTGCTTGTATTCAACAATAATGAGTTTGGCCCAATTAGATATCCATTTATATCCTTTGAGCTTAATTTCAAGTTAATTTGAATAAACTATTTACACATAATTATTTATTCTACATAGATTTTTCCTATTAGTCTTTGGTATTTCGACTATTTGGCAATCAATGCATAAACTCTAAGTCTCACTAGCATCATCCCAGACAGCGCCTGAAGTATATAGAGATGAAAAATGGGGGATAAATACACCATTCATACAAAATGTATCTGATACGACAGGAGCATGGAGGGTCTACTGCCGAGGAAATCGGGGGGTAGTTTGGCCGATGGAGAAGAGTAGGGAAGCAGGCGCGGCAGACGCGGCGTGTGGAGGAAAATAAGGAAGCAATCGAAGGAAACGGGAAGCGGCTAGTTTGTTAGTTTGTTCCTATTTTATTGCGATTCAATTATTTCTTGTTGTATCCATAGTCTATAAATATAGAGACTCTAGTGAGAATAGGGATATCTCGTTAGCGATCACTTGTTTTGGACGACGGATTGTCGTAGGCCTCCGTAGTGAGGATTGTCTTTTGGGTCTTGAATTCTATCAATAAAGTCCGCAAATTTCCCCACAAACATTATTGTGAGTGTGTGCGCGTGTGGTGATTACAATCAAAGGGGACAACTTGTGCCCGGCTCAACCGTGCTGCCTTTACTCCGCTaacaattggtgcggtgaacgatggTGAACTCTCGAGGTGATTCTCGCCTTGACGTGGTGGAGAAGGCAAATGCGGAACTCAACGAACGAGTCACAACTTTGGAATCCAAGCTCGACTCCTTGTTGGTCGAGATGCGTGCGGGATTCGCGTCCCTCACCCCCGGTACCAAGGTCCCTCCGGAGGGCGAGGCTTCCTCCGAGAACCGAGAATCAAATTCAGTTTCAACCGGAAACAATTCCGAATCCCCTATGCCGACTTTTGACGGCACTGACGCCCTCGCATGGCTGGCAAGGGCGGAGCAGTACTTCCTGATTTCGAATACGGCGTCCGAGAAGCGGGTGGGTGTAGCCATGGTGGCACTGGCTGGTGCCGCCCTCCCCTGGTATCAGCTCCTGCGGAAACGGGTTCCAGACCTCTCCTGGGCCCGATTTGCTCGTGAGTTGATGAAGCGTTTCGGGGGAAATGGGGCCCTGGACGAGTACGAGGCCTTTGCGGCAGTCCGCCACACGGGCTCCCTCGCTGAATATATGGCAGCCTTCGAGGCTCGCCTCGCACAGGTACCAGATATAGCCTGTCACCAGTACCTCGGGTTCTTCATGGCAGCCCTCCGTCCCGAAGTGCGCCTCCAGATGAAAGCCGCCAAGATTACGTCGTATGAGGACGCTGTAGAGTTGGCACTGGACATCGACCTGCTCGCTTCACAGCACCCGCCGCGGGCAGCTCCTCCCCCCTCCCACGGTGTGTCTCAGCCCTACGTCGGCCAGCAACGCCGTCCAACAGCAACCGGCTACTCGAACCCTCCATCTCAGTTCTCCTCCACGGGGTCATCCCGGCCGGTGTCCAAACGCTTCCGGAATATTTCACCGGAGGAGTATAGGAGGCACATCGCAGCCGGCACATGTGTCAAGTGCGGTCTTAAGTTTAGCCCGACTCACAAGTGCCCGCCCAAGACCCTCAATGTCCTCATCTGCGAAGAAGACGAGCTGCCAGCAGAGGACCTGGAGCTCGAGGACCCTACGGAGCTGGAGGATATGAGTAAACCGGAACTCTCCGTTTTATCCCTACATGGCTTGGACACGGCAAATACCATGAAATTGTTCGGCCATGTGGGTCAGCAGCAGGTCAAGATCATGGTGGATAGCGGGGCTAACTACTGTTTCATCTCCGAGCAGTGCGCCCAACTGCTCCAACTGCGGATCACCCCAACGTCGCCCTACTCAGTCGTACTAGGGGACGGCTCCACGCGGCGTGCGGCTGGAATCTGCAAAGGAGTCACGGTCACAATGGCAAACGAGGACTTCACCATATCTTGCTATGTGTTCCCCCTTCGCAACATCGATATCATTTTGGGAGTGTCGTGGCTCGCCTCCCTGGGGTATGTCATGGTCAATTGGCAACATTCCTCGATGGATTTCTCCGTCCACGGCAGACCCGTGGCCCTCAAGGGGAACCCATCCCTCATGCGGCGGGCCTGCTCCACCGGGGACCTCCGTCGCCTGGAGGAAGGCGACTGCGGATGGATCCTCCACTCAATAGACACCACACCGTCAGCTTCTCCTTTCGGCATTGACCCGGCCCTATCTGCCGAGGCCACGGACCAATTGCGGCATCTGATCAGGCAATACCCCGAAATCACGGAGTCCGCAACCGACCTACCACCCCGCCGCCAGATTGACCACAGAATACCACTTCTACCAGGGACGGAACCCGTCTCCGTTCGTCCATACCGTTACAATCATCTACAGAAGGACGAAATGGAAAAGCTCGTGGCGGAAATGCTGGAGTCAGGCGTAATCCAGCCCAGCACAAGTCCATTCTCCAGCCCGGTACTCCTCGTTCACAAAAAAGATGGCTCTTGGAGGTTCTGCGTGGACTACCGGGAGTTGAACAAAAGGACGGTTCCGGACAAGTACCCAATTCCGGTGATACAAGAATTGTTGGACGAACTACATGGGGCCCGATGGTTCAGCAAGATCGACTTGAAGGCGGGGTACCACCAAATCCGGGTGGCGACCGAGGACGTCCCAAAAACCGCTTTCCAAACCCACTCCGGCCATTACGAGTTCTTGGTAATGCCATTCGGCCTCACCAACGCCCCGGCTACCTTCCAGAGCCTCATGAATGATATTTTCAGGCCGGCATTGCGGAAGTATGTGTTAGTTTTTTTTCGACGATATCCTCGTCTACAGTACCTCGTGGCCCGACCTTCTGCACCACCTACACTTGGTTTTCACGGCCCTGCAGGCTCACTCACTCGTGGTGAATGCAAAGAAGTGCCTCCTGGGCCGAGACAGCGTCGAATATTTAGGCCACATCGTGTCCTTCGAAGGCGTTAAGATGGACCCGGCCAAGATCTCAGCAGTCCTCCGCTGGCCCACCCCATCTTCGTTGAAGGGCGTGCGCGGGTTCCTTGGCCTAACCGGCTATTACCGCTGTTTCATGAGCGACTACGGCAAAATTGCAGCGCCCCTCACGGACCTATTGAAAAACCCCCAGTCCACGACCCCGAAGAGACCATGGGCATGGCCACCGGCGGCCGCCTCGACATTCGAGGCACTCAAGACGACATTGACATCAGCCCCCCTCCTCAAAATGCCTGATTTTTCCAAAGAATTCGTGATCGAGTGCGATGCCTCGGGCCGCGGCCTAGGGGCAGTTCTAATGCAAGATCGTCAACCGATTGCATACTTCAGCAAGAGCCTGGCCGGCCGCTGGTTAGCCAAGTCCGCATACGAGAAGGAGCTTATGGCTCTCGTCCTCGCCATTCATCATTGGCGGCCATATTTGCTAGGCCGCCGGTTTGTGGTCCACACCGACCAACGCAGCTTGCGGCAACTCCTAGCCCACCCTTTGGCGACCCTGGCACAACAAAATTGGGCGGCAAAGCTGCTGGGGTACGACTTCACGATCATCTATAAGGAGGGAAAGCTGAACCGGGCGGTCGACGCCCTCTCCCGGCGAGACGACGAGCCTTTGGAACTCTCGGCCTTGTCCCTTCCAGCTTGGTCGGAGTGGTCAACCGTGCAGAGCGACTTAGCCGCGGACCCCGCGCTCCTAGACATCAAGACGGCCCTAGAGGCAGGCCGGCCAGCCGCCCGACACTACGAGCTGGTGCACGACACCCTTTTCTACAAAGGGAGGATCGTCGTCCCTCCCCACTCCCCGTGGATACCCAGGCTCCTCGCCGAGTTCCACATGACACCAACAGGGGGGCATTCGGGGGCATACCGCACCTATCGCCGGTTGGCTTCCAACGTCTATTGGCCAGGCATGATGAAGAGGGTC
This sequence is a window from Salvia splendens isolate huo1 chromosome 14, SspV2, whole genome shotgun sequence. Protein-coding genes within it:
- the LOC121763566 gene encoding uncharacterized protein LOC121763566, coding for MELQDSGMLSRDQLLYLFDRFDSLISQPEVKTRIADAVNDKQEPVAVTTTIQEEIFMEMGVDPQFGLSCLGKVSLAYEDDRDLIIQFYGFVAKEEIACEEAELGPERFAERTEMLRRLEAEQLEMLKNMRNFQLDDQSAILEKIHQQMENAGFEPDTSLLSVEQIQDIVGRRVTPVFQPI
- the LOC121763610 gene encoding 50S ribosomal protein L27, chloroplastic-like, producing MAAVSLSFNLAGAFKGLSIGSSSSSSFFRGDFGLIHMGQNASVMLPMKPPLTIESAHKKGAGSTKNGRDSPGQRLGVKIFGDQAAKAGSIIVRQRGTKFHPGNNVGLGRDHTIFALIDGLVKFEKFGPDKKKISVYPREVQPENPNSYRARKRESFRLQRERRRARKEIREGIVVQPQLVLASAAEDAAVC
- the LOC121764058 gene encoding uncharacterized protein LOC121764058, producing MVNSRGDSRLDVVEKANAELNERVTTLESKLDSLLVEMRAGFASLTPGTKVPPEGEASSENRESNSVSTGNNSESPMPTFDGTDALAWLARAEQYFLISNTASEKRVGVAMVALAGAALPWYQLLRKRVPDLSWARFARELMKRFGGNGALDEYEAFAAVRHTGSLAEYMAAFEARLAQVPDIACHQYLGFFMAALRPEVRLQMKAAKITSYEDAVELALDIDLLASQHPPRAAPPPSHGVSQPYVGQQRRPTATGYSNPPSQFSSTGSSRPVSKRFRNISPEEYRRHIAAGTCVKCGLKFSPTHKCPPKTLNVLICEEDELPAEDLELEDPTELEDMSKPELSVLSLHGLDTANTMKLFGHVGQQQVKIMVDSGANYCFISEQCAQLLQLRITPTSPYSVVLGDGSTRRAAGICKGVTVTMANEDFTISCYVFPLRNIDIILGVSWLASLGYVMVNWQHSSMDFSVHGRPVALKGNPSLMRRACSTGDLRRLEEGDCGWILHSIDTTPSASPFGIDPALSAEATDQLRHLIRQYPEITESATDLPPRRQIDHRIPLLPGTEPVSVRPYRYNHLQKDEMEKLVAEMLESGVIQPSTSPFSSPVLLVHKKDGSWRFCVDYRELNKRTVPDKYPIPVIQELLDELHGARWFSKIDLKAGYHQIRVATEDVPKTAFQTHSGHYEFLVMPFGLTNAPATFQSLMNDIFRPALRKYVLVFFRRYPRLQYLVARPSAPPTLGFHGPAGSLTRGECKEVPPGPRQRRIFRPHRVLRRR